One Fibrobacter sp. UBA4297 DNA window includes the following coding sequences:
- a CDS encoding UDP-2,3-diacylglucosamine diphosphatase, which translates to MIEPMNLPAYFISDAHLGIDPPGAVPDREQKLIQLLSFWKGKASHVVVVGDLFEFWYEYNYYIASAHFRLYRAFAELVESGVKVHILQGNHDFAYGDFFPKHLGVAVHKTLVLEIQGKRVFVTHGDGVPKSDRGYRFMRKVLDFPFNRFLFKQIHPDWGMSLARFVGRKSRKIGETRDIKVEEYLEWGNRMLKKENCDYCIHGHHHISGIWNMPNGIVASPGEFIKNPTILCMENGGLKLVSL; encoded by the coding sequence ATGATTGAACCCATGAACTTGCCCGCTTATTTTATTAGTGACGCTCATTTAGGAATCGACCCGCCAGGTGCAGTCCCCGACAGGGAGCAAAAATTGATACAGCTTTTGTCTTTTTGGAAAGGGAAGGCGAGCCATGTCGTTGTGGTGGGCGACCTTTTTGAATTCTGGTACGAGTACAACTATTATATAGCGTCGGCACATTTCAGGCTGTATCGCGCTTTTGCGGAACTGGTGGAATCTGGTGTGAAAGTCCATATTTTACAAGGAAACCACGATTTTGCTTACGGAGATTTTTTCCCGAAGCATCTAGGGGTGGCGGTCCATAAGACGCTCGTTCTCGAAATTCAGGGCAAACGCGTGTTCGTTACCCATGGCGATGGTGTGCCCAAGTCCGACCGTGGTTATCGCTTTATGCGCAAGGTCTTGGATTTCCCGTTTAACCGGTTTCTTTTCAAGCAAATCCACCCGGACTGGGGGATGTCTCTTGCACGCTTTGTCGGGCGAAAAAGCCGTAAAATCGGTGAAACCCGGGATATCAAAGTCGAGGAATATTTGGAGTGGGGCAACCGCATGTTGAAAAAAGAAAACTGCGACTACTGCATCCACGGTCATCATCACATCTCGGGAATCTGGAATATGCCGAACGGCATTGTCGCATCCCCCGGAGAGTTTATAAAAAATCCCACCATTCTCTGCATGGAAAATGGTGGGTTGAAATTAGTTTCGCTTTAA
- the rsmI gene encoding 16S rRNA (cytidine(1402)-2'-O)-methyltransferase → MHTLYIVATPIGNMEDITYRAVRILKEVPLVLAEDTRHSRILFDNYGITTPMEAYHDFNKEKVTPKYVDFLKNTGDIALVSDAGTPGVADPAFNLVRECVREGIDVRAIPGPCAMITALVSCGMPTDHFTFQYFSPKKSAQRIHLLEKLKDEEATQIFYASPHNIDKFVEEIKLVFGDIKIALMRELTKKFEEHLIGTPTEISAHFKSHPPKGEFVLVFNPQDKSGL, encoded by the coding sequence ATGCATACTTTATACATCGTAGCGACTCCCATCGGGAACATGGAAGATATCACCTACCGCGCTGTGCGCATCCTTAAGGAAGTTCCCCTCGTCCTTGCCGAAGACACCCGCCATTCGAGAATTCTCTTTGACAATTACGGCATCACGACGCCCATGGAAGCCTACCATGACTTCAACAAAGAAAAGGTCACGCCCAAGTACGTCGACTTTTTGAAGAACACCGGCGACATCGCCCTCGTAAGCGATGCAGGAACGCCCGGCGTTGCAGACCCGGCATTCAACCTCGTGCGCGAATGCGTCCGCGAAGGAATTGACGTGCGCGCCATCCCGGGACCGTGCGCAATGATTACCGCACTCGTCTCTTGCGGCATGCCGACCGACCACTTTACGTTCCAGTATTTCTCTCCAAAGAAGAGCGCCCAACGCATCCACTTGCTCGAGAAGCTGAAAGACGAAGAAGCGACCCAGATTTTCTACGCGAGCCCGCACAACATCGACAAGTTCGTCGAAGAAATCAAGCTTGTCTTTGGCGATATCAAGATTGCACTCATGCGTGAACTTACCAAGAAGTTCGAAGAACATCTCATCGGAACGCCGACAGAGATTTCTGCGCACTTCAAATCGCACCCGCCCAAAGGCGAATTCGTGCTCGTGTTCAATCCCCAAGATAAAAGCGGACTGTAA